A window of the Fuscovulum sp. genome harbors these coding sequences:
- a CDS encoding MliC family protein: MTLRAIAILCVTTAPAFAETEVQNMTYVCDRGVAVPVVYVTTPDTSLAVIYVEGGQFLLYNEPAASGARYGWPSDGSNYVWWTKGDEATLYWKDGEAGTETAILTGCTPA, from the coding sequence TTGACGCTGCGCGCCATCGCTATCCTTTGCGTGACCACTGCGCCTGCTTTCGCTGAAACCGAGGTGCAGAACATGACCTATGTCTGTGACCGTGGTGTCGCGGTGCCTGTGGTCTATGTCACAACGCCCGATACATCGCTTGCGGTCATCTACGTCGAAGGCGGTCAGTTCCTTCTGTACAATGAACCCGCCGCCTCTGGCGCGCGCTATGGCTGGCCTTCAGACGGGTCCAACTACGTCTGGTGGACCAAGGGGGACGAAGCGACGCTCTACTGGAAAGACGGCGAGGCAGGGACCGAAACCGCCATTCTTACCGGTTGCACACCGGCATAG